From Paracoccus aminovorans, one genomic window encodes:
- a CDS encoding metal ABC transporter permease, producing MSFESFRQGVQALAEAGWLPSALGWGFAVNALLAGLIVGPMLGGLGTLVVIRRHAFFAEAVGHAALTGVAIGILLGEPYTGPYGALFGYCLVFAVGLEYLRGRTGLSADTLIGVFLSMSLALGASVLLILAGRINVHILENVLFGSILTVNGTDLAVLAVVGVVVLALTAWLYNRFMIASFHPALASVRGVPVRVLDYLFVMLVTVVTVASLKIVGAVLVGALLVIPAAAARTVARGLRGFWWVSIGIASFATLAGILLPMQFDLPVPSGAAIILVAGGCFLLCALIRALKGDAA from the coding sequence ATGAGCTTCGAGTCGTTCCGGCAAGGCGTGCAGGCGCTGGCCGAGGCCGGCTGGCTGCCCTCGGCCCTGGGCTGGGGTTTCGCCGTCAACGCGCTGCTGGCGGGGCTGATCGTCGGGCCGATGCTGGGCGGGCTGGGCACGCTGGTCGTCATCCGCCGCCACGCCTTCTTTGCCGAGGCCGTGGGCCATGCCGCCCTGACCGGCGTCGCCATCGGCATCCTGTTGGGCGAGCCTTATACCGGCCCCTATGGCGCACTCTTCGGCTATTGCCTGGTCTTCGCGGTGGGGCTGGAATACCTGCGCGGCCGCACCGGGCTGTCCGCCGATACGCTGATCGGCGTCTTCCTGTCGATGTCGCTGGCGCTGGGCGCTTCGGTGCTGCTGATCCTGGCGGGGCGGATCAACGTCCATATCCTGGAAAACGTGCTCTTCGGCTCGATCCTGACGGTGAACGGCACCGATCTTGCCGTGCTGGCGGTGGTGGGGGTCGTGGTGCTGGCGCTGACCGCCTGGCTTTACAACCGCTTCATGATCGCTAGCTTCCACCCGGCGCTCGCCAGCGTGCGCGGGGTGCCGGTGCGGGTGCTGGACTATCTCTTCGTCATGCTGGTCACGGTGGTGACCGTCGCCAGCCTCAAGATCGTCGGCGCGGTGCTGGTGGGGGCGCTGCTGGTGATCCCGGCGGCCGCGGCGCGCACCGTGGCGCGGGGGCTGCGCGGCTTCTGGTGGGTCTCGATCGGCATCGCCAGTTTCGCGACGCTGGCGGGAATCCTGCTGCCGATGCAGTTCGACCTGCCGGTGCCCTCGGGCGCGGCGATCATCCTGGTCGCGGGTGGCTGCTTCCTGCTCTGCGCCCTGATCCGCGCCCTGAAAGGAGACGCCGCATGA
- a CDS encoding thiamine pyrophosphate-binding protein, which produces MSAGVARGTAATRLGRWWQDWRFHLCALLILLPVGAFPSFYHLARLDTGEAGLGARAPSAVEVGPFALKLVEFDAYAPIDAGIAGKRKVFRLAQCTGCDDRIRAVHVRIGKPRSLRAAGAMFSGPPARQSADLAVPESARPDDGLWLTVEEWDGSVHKAEIPLAEVSPATADWLRRIQEKRK; this is translated from the coding sequence ATGAGCGCGGGGGTCGCGCGCGGCACCGCCGCCACCCGGCTGGGCCGCTGGTGGCAGGACTGGCGCTTTCATCTGTGCGCGCTGCTGATCCTGCTGCCGGTCGGGGCTTTCCCGTCCTTCTATCACCTCGCCCGTCTCGATACCGGCGAGGCGGGCCTGGGCGCGCGCGCGCCGAGCGCGGTCGAGGTCGGACCTTTCGCGCTGAAGCTGGTGGAATTCGACGCCTATGCCCCCATCGACGCCGGTATCGCCGGCAAGCGCAAGGTGTTCCGCCTGGCCCAATGCACCGGCTGCGACGACCGCATCCGCGCCGTGCATGTCCGCATCGGCAAGCCGCGGTCGCTGCGGGCGGCGGGGGCGATGTTCAGCGGCCCGCCGGCGCGGCAAAGCGCCGATCTGGCGGTGCCGGAAAGCGCCCGGCCCGACGACGGGCTGTGGCTGACGGTCGAGGAATGGGACGGCAGCGTCCACAAGGCCGAGATCCCGCTGGCCGAGGTCTCGCCCGCGACGGCGGATTGGCTGCGCCGCATCCAGGAGAAACGCAAATGA
- a CDS encoding metal ABC transporter solute-binding protein, Zn/Mn family, translated as MKRLVLALTLALAPAAQAETLLTAHPAAEALARRLTEGTTISVEAVQPVRLPASRLHSFLAGRGRAQLEEAARKADAVLTFRSFWPEDPLYPAARRANIRIVEIDAAQPLDQRMPGIAMLKPDDTDAALYARLGLEPMPPAGEETAPWLAPTRLGEMAEVVAGDLSRLVPADASRLAENLRALKHDLLLAKSEADRAMAARDSVDFVALSPQFGYMAADYGLDLRARIIAAPAEWTPERAGSLARWMAQEGIADVLTARALTPELTAALEAEGIRITRLDPTAEGDLAALILANLKRLER; from the coding sequence ATGAAACGCCTGGTCCTTGCGCTGACGCTGGCCCTGGCCCCTGCCGCCCAGGCAGAGACGCTGCTGACCGCCCATCCCGCGGCCGAGGCGCTGGCGCGGCGGCTGACCGAGGGCACGACGATCTCCGTCGAGGCCGTGCAGCCGGTCCGGCTGCCGGCCTCGCGCCTGCATTCCTTCCTGGCCGGCCGTGGCAGGGCGCAGCTGGAAGAGGCCGCCCGCAAGGCCGACGCGGTGCTGACCTTCCGCAGCTTCTGGCCCGAGGACCCGCTCTATCCCGCGGCCCGCCGCGCCAATATCCGCATCGTCGAGATCGACGCGGCCCAGCCCCTGGACCAGCGGATGCCGGGCATCGCCATGCTGAAGCCCGACGACACCGACGCGGCGCTCTATGCCCGGCTGGGGCTGGAGCCGATGCCGCCCGCCGGCGAGGAGACCGCGCCCTGGCTCGCGCCGACTCGTCTGGGCGAGATGGCCGAGGTGGTGGCCGGAGACCTGTCGCGGCTGGTGCCCGCCGATGCCTCGCGCCTTGCCGAGAACCTGCGCGCGCTGAAGCACGACCTGCTGCTGGCCAAATCCGAGGCCGACCGCGCCATGGCCGCGCGCGACAGCGTCGACTTCGTGGCCTTGTCGCCGCAATTCGGCTATATGGCCGCCGATTACGGGCTGGACCTGCGCGCCCGCATCATCGCCGCCCCTGCCGAATGGACCCCCGAGCGCGCCGGCAGCCTGGCGCGCTGGATGGCGCAAGAGGGCATTGCGGACGTCCTGACCGCGCGGGCCTTGACCCCAGAGCTGACCGCCGCGCTAGAGGCCGAGGGCATCCGCATCACCCGGCTCGATCCCACCGCCGAGGGCGACCTGGCCGCACTGATCCTGGCCAACCTGAAGCGTCTGGAGCGATAG
- a CDS encoding PepSY-associated TM helix domain-containing protein, with the protein MTGQSRIGGTAARPAKRKKGSLARLWLLLHGWLALPLWAYIFFICVTGTIATISHELIWVTNPDVRASRPAGVEQRLGADAMVAAVLEQRPGSRVTDISWPVETHFAPSVGIVDAGGTASTLYVNPYDGQVQGVAGTVGFRYFIRALHGWLFLPWTGGYSWGWYAVSFMGIPMLGSLITGILVYKKFWRAYFKPRLRIGKGARTFWGDFHRLAGIWSIPFVAIIGVTGTWFFIQALLSDNGITVSTAGVPVVLDRETVPQVASRADLPPVSLDAIIASAKAAHPGLHVDYLSLPGDAFSPAGIFGRGTVPLFYETASINPYDGQVVDLRRVSDKTTVELVTESMYPLHFGDFWGVGLKLVYFLFGVLLSMMVLSGMLIWTKRTARETGVFIAERRAARLEPAE; encoded by the coding sequence ATGACGGGACAGAGTCGTATCGGCGGAACGGCGGCAAGGCCGGCCAAGCGCAAGAAGGGCAGTCTGGCGCGGCTGTGGCTGCTTTTGCACGGCTGGCTGGCGCTGCCGCTTTGGGCCTATATCTTTTTCATCTGCGTGACGGGCACCATCGCCACCATCAGCCACGAGCTGATCTGGGTGACCAATCCCGATGTCCGCGCCTCGCGCCCGGCGGGGGTGGAACAGCGGCTCGGGGCCGACGCCATGGTCGCCGCGGTGCTGGAGCAGCGTCCGGGCAGCCGCGTCACCGATATCTCGTGGCCGGTCGAAACCCATTTCGCCCCCTCGGTCGGCATCGTCGATGCCGGCGGCACCGCCAGCACGCTTTACGTCAACCCCTATGACGGCCAGGTCCAGGGCGTCGCCGGCACGGTCGGATTCCGCTATTTCATCCGCGCCCTGCACGGCTGGCTGTTCCTGCCCTGGACCGGCGGCTATTCCTGGGGCTGGTATGCGGTGTCCTTCATGGGCATCCCGATGCTGGGATCGCTGATCACCGGCATCCTGGTCTACAAGAAATTCTGGCGCGCCTATTTCAAGCCGCGGCTGCGAATCGGCAAGGGCGCCCGCACCTTCTGGGGCGACTTCCACCGCCTGGCCGGGATCTGGTCGATCCCCTTCGTCGCCATTATCGGCGTGACCGGGACCTGGTTCTTCATCCAGGCGCTGCTGTCGGACAACGGCATCACCGTTTCGACCGCCGGGGTGCCGGTGGTGCTGGACCGCGAGACGGTGCCCCAGGTCGCCAGCCGCGCCGATCTGCCGCCGGTCAGCCTGGACGCGATCATCGCCTCGGCCAAGGCGGCGCATCCGGGGCTACATGTGGACTATCTGTCGCTGCCCGGCGACGCCTTCTCGCCCGCCGGGATCTTCGGCCGCGGGACGGTTCCGCTGTTCTACGAGACCGCCTCGATCAACCCCTATGACGGCCAAGTTGTGGACCTGCGCCGGGTCTCGGACAAGACCACGGTCGAACTGGTCACCGAATCGATGTATCCGCTGCATTTCGGCGATTTCTGGGGCGTCGGCCTGAAACTGGTCTATTTCCTCTTCGGTGTGCTGCTGTCGATGATGGTGCTGTCGGGCATGCTGATCTGGACCAAGCGCACCGCGCGCGAGACCGGCGTCTTCATCGCCGAACGCCGCGCCGCCCGGCTGGAGCCCGCGGAATGA
- a CDS encoding metal ABC transporter solute-binding protein, Zn/Mn family, which translates to MSLTRRGLLAAGLSLPFVARAHAARPPLRIGVTLHPYYSWVANIAGDAGQAVPLVPVGFNPHAYEPRAEDIRRIGALDAVVLNGIGHDDFAGRMIAASERPDVPVIEANRNVPLLPAVGAFARGLGDTIGGRVVNSHTFLSIAGAISQVQTIATDLGALHPDRAEAFAGNARAYNRRLRKLRADALAQVVAAPSPDFRVATIHGAYDYLLREFGLEVSAVVEPAHGIEPSPSQLARTIEKIRAMNVSVIFSESNFPSAYVETIQAETGVTMYPLSHIIHGDYTPEKFETEMGQNLATVTRAIREAGQA; encoded by the coding sequence TTGAGCCTGACGAGACGCGGCCTTCTGGCGGCCGGACTTTCGCTGCCCTTCGTCGCCCGTGCCCACGCGGCCCGGCCGCCGCTGCGCATCGGCGTGACGCTGCATCCCTATTATTCCTGGGTCGCCAATATCGCCGGCGATGCCGGCCAGGCCGTGCCGCTGGTGCCGGTCGGCTTCAACCCCCATGCCTATGAACCGCGGGCCGAGGACATCCGCCGCATCGGCGCGCTGGACGCGGTGGTGCTGAACGGCATCGGCCATGACGATTTCGCCGGCCGCATGATCGCCGCCTCGGAACGGCCCGACGTGCCGGTGATCGAGGCCAACCGCAACGTGCCGCTGCTGCCCGCCGTCGGCGCCTTCGCTCGCGGCCTGGGCGACACCATCGGCGGGCGGGTGGTGAATTCGCACACCTTCCTGTCGATCGCCGGTGCGATTTCGCAGGTCCAGACCATCGCGACCGATCTGGGCGCGCTTCATCCCGACCGGGCCGAGGCCTTCGCCGGCAACGCCCGCGCCTATAACCGCCGGCTGCGCAAGCTGCGCGCCGATGCGCTGGCGCAGGTGGTCGCGGCGCCGTCGCCTGATTTCCGCGTCGCCACCATCCATGGCGCCTATGACTACCTGTTGCGCGAATTCGGGCTGGAGGTCAGCGCCGTGGTCGAGCCCGCCCATGGCATCGAGCCCTCGCCTTCGCAGCTGGCGCGCACCATCGAGAAGATCCGGGCGATGAACGTCTCGGTGATCTTTTCGGAATCCAACTTCCCCTCGGCTTATGTCGAGACCATCCAGGCGGAAACCGGCGTCACCATGTATCCGCTGTCGCATATCATCCACGGCGACTATACGCCGGAAAAGTTCGAGACCGAGATGGGCCAGAACCTGGCCACCGTCACCCGCGCCATCCGCGAAGCAGGCCAGGCGTGA
- the tagD gene encoding glycerol-3-phosphate cytidylyltransferase, protein MRRILTYGTFDTLHYGHIRLLQRARALGDYLIVGLSTDEFNARKNKQAFHSWEERKAHLEALRYVDLVIPERTWEQKPDDVRLYHVDVFTMGSDWAGKFDDLASLCEVVYLERTNGISSTMIRSSLQPAEPEPARPAMVK, encoded by the coding sequence ATGCGGCGTATTCTGACCTACGGTACTTTCGACACCCTGCATTATGGACATATCCGTCTGCTGCAACGGGCCCGGGCGCTTGGCGACTATCTGATCGTCGGCTTGTCCACCGACGAGTTCAATGCCCGCAAGAACAAGCAGGCCTTCCATAGCTGGGAGGAGCGCAAGGCGCATCTTGAGGCGTTGCGCTATGTCGATCTGGTCATCCCGGAACGGACCTGGGAACAGAAGCCCGACGACGTGCGCCTTTATCATGTCGATGTCTTCACCATGGGCAGCGACTGGGCCGGCAAGTTCGACGATCTCGCATCGCTTTGCGAAGTCGTCTATCTGGAAAGGACCAACGGCATTTCCAGCACGATGATCCGCAGCAGCCTGCAACCGGCCGAGCCGGAGCCCGCACGGCCGGCCATGGTGAAATAG
- a CDS encoding metal ABC transporter ATP-binding protein, whose product MTGPAISFESLSLSFGRTEVLRDVSFRIAAGSIHAVVGPNGGGKSSLIRCLLGQVAHRGRVMLDWPGAPGRIAYSPQALQFDAGLPMTVQDFLAALDGARPAFLRPSAESRARIETRLARVGMAGKSQRRMGALSGGERQRVLMAQALDPAPDLLILDEPMAALDEAGAALVEDLLTGLRAAGVTVIWVEHDLDAVRRLADRVTALNRQLLFQGAPRDELTAERVIGLFSHRAAA is encoded by the coding sequence GTGACCGGTCCGGCGATTTCCTTCGAGAGCCTGTCGCTGAGCTTCGGCCGCACCGAGGTGCTGCGCGACGTCTCGTTCCGGATCGCGGCGGGCAGCATCCATGCCGTCGTCGGGCCGAACGGCGGCGGCAAGTCCTCGCTGATCCGCTGCCTGCTGGGGCAGGTCGCGCATCGCGGCCGGGTGATGCTGGACTGGCCGGGTGCGCCGGGCCGTATCGCCTATTCGCCGCAGGCGCTGCAATTCGACGCCGGCCTGCCGATGACGGTGCAGGATTTCCTGGCCGCGCTGGACGGCGCCCGGCCGGCCTTCCTGCGCCCTTCGGCCGAAAGCCGCGCCCGCATCGAGACCCGGCTGGCGCGCGTCGGCATGGCCGGCAAGTCGCAGCGCCGAATGGGTGCGCTGTCGGGGGGCGAGCGGCAGCGGGTGCTGATGGCCCAGGCCCTGGACCCCGCGCCCGACCTGCTGATCCTCGACGAGCCCATGGCCGCGCTGGACGAGGCCGGCGCCGCGCTGGTCGAGGACCTGCTGACCGGGCTGCGCGCCGCCGGCGTCACCGTGATCTGGGTCGAGCACGACCTCGACGCCGTCCGCCGTCTGGCCGACCGCGTCACCGCGCTGAACCGGCAGCTGCTGTTCCAGGGCGCCCCGCGCGACGAACTGACCGCCGAGCGGGTGATCGGCCTCTTTTCGCACCGGGCCGCGGCATGA
- a CDS encoding DUF6162 family protein, whose amino-acid sequence MTTRVLVPPASGRRESLAVAVLVAAILAVAAAVVSLHRDRGELAALPGWQIDLRSGLNAAEQGLTADLLNAAAEIPFLPDSSPQALAEEGLPPFVADATAAARGGHGWRLVESGIFRAWLGLPERPETARAMLLRLQDRTPTVWIGETLSDASDLADSDLADAGLIAAGWRQVVTRYDASVTRKDAPH is encoded by the coding sequence GTGACCACGCGCGTCCTGGTCCCGCCGGCCTCGGGGCGGCGGGAAAGCCTTGCGGTGGCGGTGCTGGTCGCGGCGATCCTGGCGGTCGCGGCCGCCGTGGTGTCGCTGCACCGCGACCGCGGCGAACTCGCGGCCCTGCCGGGCTGGCAGATCGATCTGCGCAGCGGCCTGAACGCCGCCGAACAGGGGCTGACCGCCGACCTGCTGAACGCGGCGGCGGAAATCCCCTTCCTGCCCGACAGTTCGCCGCAAGCCCTGGCCGAAGAGGGGCTGCCGCCCTTCGTCGCCGATGCCACCGCCGCGGCGCGCGGCGGACATGGCTGGCGGCTGGTCGAGTCCGGAATCTTTCGCGCCTGGCTTGGCCTGCCAGAGCGGCCCGAGACGGCGCGGGCGATGCTGCTGCGGCTTCAGGACCGGACGCCGACGGTCTGGATCGGCGAGACCCTGTCCGATGCCTCCGATCTGGCCGACTCCGACCTGGCCGATGCCGGGCTGATCGCCGCCGGCTGGCGGCAGGTCGTGACCCGCTACGACGCCAGCGTGACCCGAAAGGATGCCCCGCATTGA